One Blattabacterium cuenoti DNA window includes the following coding sequences:
- a CDS encoding LptF/LptG family permease, translated as MIIKKLDGYMIRLFIAPFLVIFCAVFFVFIVQFFWSKIDELTGKNINIFIILKFVFYFGISIIPLITPVSILLTSIMTYGNISENQELTAIKSSGISLFRVMKPIFWITVMLSIGLYFLSDFAIPKAKRKAQELGYQILVADPSLRLKEGVFVNFFPDLFIKIDKKSEKNKNHLENIFIFFYGKNLLINTIFSQKGILIPNKKDGSLKIKLINGVFYSESHNNVDKKNKTSPYPYQIVTFDTLIQSFKVPKKGIKNWDDSDSYQTMSTKKLLKKIDLLKKEKKKFDSKFQEKNYNFLFERNSNSKKYRKMSDHLSFLINQLQHQKNILKEKEIHLAKYQLELQKKLTLPVTCILMFFTGAPLGALIRKGGMGLPIIMALTIFTIYHTLLTISQNQVEKAEICPWIGAWIPNFTFLIPVSIGITYKTVMNDFYI; from the coding sequence ATGATAATAAAAAAGCTTGATGGATACATGATCCGTTTATTTATAGCTCCTTTTTTAGTTATTTTTTGTGCAGTATTTTTTGTATTTATTGTTCAATTTTTTTGGAGTAAAATTGATGAATTAACAGGAAAAAATATTAATATTTTCATAATACTAAAATTTGTATTTTACTTCGGAATTTCTATCATTCCGTTAATTACGCCTGTTTCTATATTGTTGACCTCTATCATGACTTATGGAAATATTTCAGAAAACCAAGAACTTACTGCTATAAAATCTTCTGGTATCTCCCTTTTTCGTGTAATGAAACCTATTTTTTGGATCACAGTCATGCTATCTATAGGATTATATTTTTTATCTGATTTTGCTATTCCAAAAGCAAAAAGAAAAGCCCAGGAATTAGGATATCAAATTTTAGTAGCTGATCCTTCTTTAAGATTAAAGGAAGGGGTTTTTGTTAACTTTTTTCCAGATTTATTCATAAAAATAGATAAAAAATCTGAAAAGAATAAAAATCACTTAGAGAATATATTTATTTTTTTTTATGGAAAGAATTTATTGATAAATACTATTTTTTCTCAAAAAGGAATTTTAATTCCAAATAAAAAGGATGGGTCTCTTAAAATAAAACTAATTAATGGAGTTTTTTATAGTGAAAGTCATAATAATGTAGATAAAAAAAATAAAACATCTCCTTATCCTTATCAAATAGTCACATTTGATACTTTAATTCAATCTTTCAAAGTCCCAAAAAAAGGGATAAAAAATTGGGATGATTCTGATTCTTATCAGACCATGTCCACAAAAAAATTGCTCAAAAAAATAGATCTTTTAAAAAAAGAAAAAAAAAAATTTGATTCCAAATTTCAGGAAAAAAATTATAATTTCCTTTTTGAAAGAAATTCAAATTCAAAAAAATATAGGAAAATGAGTGATCATTTATCCTTTTTAATAAATCAACTTCAACATCAGAAAAATATTCTGAAAGAAAAAGAAATTCATTTAGCTAAGTATCAACTAGAACTACAAAAAAAATTGACATTACCAGTTACATGCATTCTGATGTTTTTTACTGGAGCTCCTTTAGGAGCTCTAATCAGAAAAGGAGGAATGGGACTTCCAATTATAATGGCCCTAACTATATTCACCATTTATCATACTTTATTGACTATTAGTCAAAATCAAGTAGAAAAAGCTGAAATATGCCCATGGATAGGAGCATGGATTCCAAATTTTACTTTTTTGATTCCAGTAAGTATAGGGATTACTTACAAAACTGTAATGAATGATTTTTATATATAA
- the carB gene encoding carbamoyl-phosphate synthase (glutamine-hydrolyzing) large subunit, protein MKNKIETVLILGSGALKIGEAGEFDYSGTQALKALKEEGIYTILINPNIATVQTSKEVADKVYFLPLTSFFIKSVIEKEKPKGILLSFGGQTALNCGIQLFKDKIIEKYKIQVLGTPIESIIHSEDRSLFQKRLSSLNLKTTKSFVVNSIDHAVSYSLKIGFPIIIRSAYTLGGLGSGVATNIHDLEKIVRKAFSYSPQVVVEEYLEGWKEIEYEIVRDKYDNCISVCNMENFDPIGIHTGESIVVAPSQTLTNSEYYNLRKLAIHIAKNFDIVGECNVQFALDPKSEDYRVIEVNARLSRSSALASKATGYPLAFVSAKLSIGYGLHELKNSVTKTTSAFFEPALDYIVCKIPRWDLKKFYGVSNKIGSSMKSVGEVMAIGGSFEEAFQKGIRMLDIGMQGFINDHTTKKRLGKTTHFIQVALKIPTDQRVVFLEEALEKGISIKKIHDLTKIDPWFLYQLDNIFQTKKKISSYDHWRYIPDELFRKAKKEGFSDMQIASIFKDKNKDANIFDIEKKIRKYRKEKNIVPYVRLIDTLASEYPAHTNYLYLTYHATQHDVIYEKDEKSVITLGSGVYRIGSSVEFDWCCVNALNAIKKESYRSIMINYNPETVSTDFDVCDRLYFEELTLERVLDIIELENPKGTIVSMGGQIPNNLVLKLYENQVAILGTSPLSIEKVENRYKFSNAMDDLGIEQPKWKELSNLDTIFKFVEEVGYPILIRPSYVLSGSDMNVISNHEELQNYINKKESVSPEHPLIFTEFISNAKEIELDAVSQNGEILYYSISEHVEFAGVHSGDATLVYPPHNLYLSTLKEIIRISKKIAKYFNISGPFNIQFLSKKNEIKVIECNLRASRSFPFVSKVSHFNMIELATQVLLGKKKNKIEPNFFTTNFLGIKASQFSFSRLQNADPILGVDMTSTGEVGCLGRSFDEALLKAMLSVGYTIPKKNILISGGPIESKLDLLEMVKLLHKKGYILFSTEGTNSFLLDNGIPSFLAHWKNVKKNTNVIDLIKSRKLDLIINIPKNLSKSELDNDYTIRRSAVDFNIPLLTNARLAKAFIQAFCKLSMDQLFITAWNEYI, encoded by the coding sequence ATGAAGAATAAAATAGAGACAGTCCTGATTTTGGGATCAGGAGCATTAAAAATAGGGGAAGCTGGGGAGTTCGATTATTCTGGTACACAGGCTTTAAAAGCTCTTAAAGAGGAGGGGATTTATACTATATTAATCAATCCAAATATTGCAACTGTTCAAACTTCTAAAGAAGTTGCTGATAAAGTTTATTTTCTTCCTCTTACATCTTTTTTTATAAAAAGTGTGATTGAGAAAGAAAAACCAAAAGGAATTTTACTGTCTTTTGGAGGGCAAACCGCATTGAATTGTGGAATTCAGCTTTTTAAAGATAAAATCATAGAAAAATATAAGATTCAAGTTTTAGGTACTCCTATTGAATCGATTATACATAGTGAAGACAGAAGTCTTTTTCAAAAAAGGTTATCTAGTCTTAATCTCAAAACAACAAAAAGTTTCGTAGTCAATTCTATTGATCATGCCGTTTCTTATTCTTTAAAAATTGGGTTTCCTATTATAATAAGATCTGCTTATACACTTGGTGGGTTAGGAAGTGGGGTTGCAACAAATATTCATGATTTAGAAAAAATAGTACGTAAAGCTTTTTCTTATTCCCCTCAAGTAGTTGTAGAAGAATATTTAGAAGGGTGGAAAGAGATCGAATATGAAATAGTTAGAGATAAATATGATAATTGTATTTCAGTATGCAATATGGAAAATTTCGATCCTATAGGAATTCATACTGGAGAAAGTATTGTAGTAGCTCCGTCACAAACTTTAACGAATTCTGAATATTATAATTTAAGAAAATTAGCTATTCATATAGCCAAAAATTTTGATATCGTTGGAGAATGTAATGTGCAATTTGCATTAGATCCTAAATCAGAAGATTATCGTGTTATTGAAGTCAACGCAAGACTTTCTCGTTCTAGTGCTCTTGCTTCTAAAGCAACGGGGTATCCCTTAGCATTTGTTTCAGCAAAATTATCCATAGGATATGGATTGCATGAATTAAAAAATTCTGTAACTAAAACGACTTCTGCTTTTTTTGAACCTGCACTAGATTATATTGTATGTAAAATTCCAAGATGGGATCTAAAAAAATTTTATGGAGTATCCAATAAAATTGGGAGCAGTATGAAAAGTGTAGGAGAAGTTATGGCTATTGGAGGTTCATTTGAAGAAGCTTTCCAAAAAGGAATTCGCATGTTAGACATTGGAATGCAAGGATTCATAAATGATCATACAACAAAAAAAAGATTAGGAAAGACAACACATTTCATTCAAGTAGCTTTGAAAATCCCTACTGACCAAAGAGTTGTATTTCTAGAAGAAGCTTTGGAAAAAGGAATTTCCATAAAAAAAATTCATGATCTTACAAAAATTGATCCATGGTTTTTATATCAACTTGATAATATTTTTCAAACTAAAAAAAAGATTTCTTCTTATGATCATTGGAGATATATTCCTGATGAATTATTTCGTAAAGCTAAAAAAGAAGGTTTTTCAGATATGCAAATAGCTAGTATTTTTAAGGATAAAAATAAGGATGCTAATATTTTTGATATAGAGAAAAAAATAAGAAAATATAGAAAGGAAAAAAATATAGTTCCATATGTTAGACTAATTGATACTTTAGCCTCTGAATATCCTGCACATACAAATTATTTATATTTAACTTACCATGCCACTCAACATGATGTGATTTATGAAAAAGATGAAAAATCAGTAATTACTTTAGGATCTGGAGTGTATAGAATAGGAAGCAGTGTCGAATTTGATTGGTGTTGTGTGAATGCGTTGAATGCTATTAAAAAAGAATCTTATAGATCAATAATGATTAATTATAATCCAGAAACAGTAAGTACTGATTTCGATGTCTGTGATCGTTTATATTTTGAAGAATTAACTTTAGAACGTGTATTAGATATTATAGAGTTAGAAAATCCAAAAGGAACAATTGTATCTATGGGGGGTCAAATCCCTAATAATTTAGTTCTAAAACTTTATGAAAATCAAGTGGCTATTTTAGGAACATCTCCTCTTTCTATAGAGAAAGTAGAGAATAGATATAAGTTTTCTAATGCAATGGATGATTTAGGAATAGAGCAACCTAAATGGAAAGAATTATCAAATTTAGATACTATTTTTAAATTTGTAGAGGAAGTAGGATATCCTATTTTAATTAGACCTTCTTATGTTCTTTCAGGATCAGATATGAATGTGATTTCTAACCATGAAGAACTTCAGAATTACATAAATAAAAAAGAATCTGTATCTCCTGAGCATCCTCTTATTTTTACAGAATTTATTAGTAATGCAAAAGAAATTGAATTAGATGCTGTTTCTCAAAATGGAGAAATATTATATTATTCTATATCGGAACATGTAGAATTTGCGGGAGTCCATTCAGGAGATGCAACATTAGTCTATCCTCCACATAATCTATATTTATCTACATTAAAGGAAATAATCCGTATATCCAAAAAAATAGCAAAATATTTTAATATATCTGGACCTTTTAATATTCAATTTTTATCAAAAAAAAATGAAATAAAAGTAATTGAATGCAATTTGAGAGCTTCTCGTAGTTTTCCTTTTGTATCTAAGGTCTCTCATTTCAACATGATAGAACTAGCAACTCAAGTTCTACTTGGAAAAAAGAAAAATAAAATAGAACCTAATTTTTTTACTACGAATTTCTTAGGAATAAAAGCTTCTCAATTTTCTTTTTCCCGTTTACAAAATGCGGATCCCATTTTAGGAGTAGATATGACTTCCACTGGAGAAGTAGGATGTTTAGGACGCTCTTTTGATGAAGCGCTTTTAAAAGCTATGCTTTCTGTTGGATATACAATACCAAAAAAAAATATTCTTATATCAGGAGGTCCAATAGAATCGAAATTAGATTTGTTAGAAATGGTGAAACTTTTACATAAGAAAGGATATATATTATTTTCTACAGAAGGAACAAATAGTTTTTTGTTAGATAATGGAATACCTTCATTTTTAGCACATTGGAAAAATGTAAAAAAAAATACAAATGTGATTGACTTGATCAAAAGTAGAAAATTGGATCTGATTATTAATATTCCAAAAAATTTAAGTAAATCAGAGTTGGATAATGATTACACTATAAGACGTTCTGCAGTAGATTTTAACATTCCTCTTCTAACTAATGCGCGGTTGGCAAAAGCTTTTATACAAGCCTTTTGTAAGCTATCAATGGATCAATTATTTATAACTGCTTGGAACGAATATATATAA
- the ribB gene encoding 3,4-dihydroxy-2-butanone-4-phosphate synthase, which translates to MGVYSNLGDLNCIEEALQDIQDGKLIIVVDDKNRENEGDFIVAAEKITPKIVNFLITHGRGLVCVSLTEERCDLLELQMMVKNNTDPRKTAFTVSVDVRGNGVRTGISVSDRAKTILALVKEKTPESFNKPGHIFPLRAKKGGVLERPGHTEAAIDITRMAGCARPGGVLVEILNKNGSMARLPQLIQIAKKFHMKIISIEDLIEYKTRSRYNYSK; encoded by the coding sequence ATGGGGGTTTATTCTAATCTTGGGGATCTAAATTGTATTGAAGAAGCTTTGCAAGACATACAAGATGGAAAACTTATTATTGTGGTTGATGACAAAAATCGTGAAAATGAAGGAGATTTTATTGTCGCTGCAGAAAAAATAACACCTAAAATTGTAAATTTTTTAATCACTCATGGAAGAGGATTAGTTTGTGTTTCCTTAACAGAGGAAAGATGTGATCTATTAGAACTTCAGATGATGGTAAAAAATAATACAGACCCTAGAAAAACTGCTTTTACAGTCTCCGTAGATGTACGTGGAAATGGCGTTAGAACTGGAATATCCGTTTCAGATAGAGCAAAGACTATTCTTGCCCTAGTCAAAGAAAAAACACCAGAATCTTTCAATAAACCAGGTCACATTTTTCCTCTTCGTGCAAAAAAAGGAGGAGTCTTAGAAAGACCTGGACATACAGAAGCTGCGATTGATATAACTAGAATGGCTGGATGTGCCAGACCTGGTGGGGTATTGGTGGAAATTCTAAATAAAAATGGATCTATGGCACGTCTCCCCCAACTAATTCAAATTGCTAAAAAATTTCATATGAAAATTATTTCCATAGAAGATTTAATTGAATATAAAACTAGATCTAGATATAATTATTCTAAATAG
- a CDS encoding N-acetylornithine carbamoyltransferase has translation MKNFFSVEDVDNVSDLIKEAIHLKKNPFLFQDIGKNKTIGLVFFNTSLRTRISCQKAAFNLGCHTWVLDIHKDSWKIEMSDGVVMEKTQEHFKEAISVMSLYCDILAIRTFPNLLDRNYDYKEVLFKKILTYSQVPVVNMESATLHPLQSLADVMTIAELRPYSTKQKCKVVLSWAPHIKPLPHSVANSFSQWVSQIEEIDFTITCPKKYDLYEKFSKGVNITYHQNEAFLNADFIYAKNWSSYIDYGKVLCRDSDWMITEKKMRLTNQAKFMHCLPIRRNIVVEDAVLDSQYSIVLRQAENRIYAAQIIFLKILQSLS, from the coding sequence ATGAAAAATTTTTTTAGTGTAGAAGATGTAGATAACGTGTCTGATCTCATTAAAGAAGCAATCCATTTGAAGAAAAATCCATTCCTATTTCAAGATATTGGAAAAAATAAAACAATTGGATTGGTTTTTTTCAATACTAGTTTACGGACAAGAATTAGTTGTCAAAAAGCAGCTTTTAACTTAGGATGTCATACTTGGGTTTTAGACATTCATAAGGATTCATGGAAGATTGAAATGAGTGATGGAGTTGTAATGGAAAAGACTCAAGAACATTTTAAAGAGGCAATTTCTGTAATGAGTCTATATTGTGATATTCTTGCAATTAGAACTTTTCCTAATCTTTTAGACAGAAATTATGATTACAAAGAGGTCCTTTTTAAAAAAATCTTAACTTATTCTCAAGTTCCGGTAGTCAATATGGAAAGTGCGACTTTGCATCCTTTGCAGTCTTTAGCGGATGTTATGACTATTGCAGAATTAAGACCTTATTCAACAAAACAAAAATGTAAAGTAGTGTTAAGTTGGGCTCCACATATAAAACCATTGCCACATTCTGTGGCAAATTCTTTTTCTCAGTGGGTTTCTCAAATAGAGGAAATAGATTTTACCATTACTTGTCCAAAAAAATATGATTTATATGAAAAGTTTTCTAAAGGAGTTAATATTACATATCATCAAAATGAAGCATTTTTAAATGCAGATTTCATCTATGCTAAAAATTGGAGTAGTTATATAGATTATGGAAAAGTCCTTTGCCGTGATTCTGATTGGATGATTACGGAAAAAAAAATGAGATTAACGAATCAAGCTAAATTTATGCACTGTTTACCAATCAGGAGAAATATAGTAGTGGAAGATGCAGTTTTAGATAGTCAATATTCCATTGTTTTGAGACAAGCAGAAAATAGAATTTATGCTGCGCAAATAATTTTTTTGAAAATATTACAATCTTTATCATGA
- a CDS encoding M20 family metallo-hydrolase, translating into MSLMNLKVLKEEAIQLLIRLINTPSFSRKEKKVSLLIESYLSRYGFHIKRKYNNIWTENTNFSKKENPRTILLNSHHDTVKPGKNWKTNPFTAKKKEDQLIIGLGSNDAGASVVSLISTFIYLSSFSLLPYRLVLAITAEEEISGALGVRSILPELGSIDLGIVGEPTNMKVAIAEKGLMVLDCVAEGKTGHSARRDTAGINAIYIATKDIEFLRKFQFDRKSKFLGFPTLTVTQIKGGIQHNVIPDSCSFVIDLRTNELYKNEELIEILQKKIRSRVKPRSYHSNSSFINPMHPIVLKAKFIGIKTYGSPTLSDQSLMPFPTIKMGVGDSVRSHTPNEYILISEILDGIDIYIRLLKDFHF; encoded by the coding sequence ATGTCTCTAATGAATTTGAAAGTTTTGAAGGAAGAAGCAATACAGCTTCTCATACGATTAATCAATACTCCATCTTTTTCTAGAAAAGAAAAAAAGGTCTCTCTTTTAATAGAATCCTATCTCTCTAGATATGGATTTCATATAAAAAGGAAATATAATAATATATGGACAGAAAATACGAATTTTTCTAAAAAAGAAAATCCACGTACTATTTTATTAAATTCTCATCATGATACAGTAAAACCTGGTAAAAATTGGAAAACGAATCCTTTTACTGCAAAAAAAAAAGAAGATCAATTGATAATAGGATTAGGTAGCAATGATGCAGGAGCTTCCGTAGTTTCATTAATTTCTACTTTTATATACTTAAGCAGCTTTTCTTTATTACCTTATAGATTAGTACTTGCGATTACTGCAGAAGAAGAAATTTCGGGGGCACTAGGCGTAAGATCTATTTTACCTGAATTAGGATCTATAGATTTAGGAATAGTAGGAGAACCAACAAATATGAAAGTTGCTATAGCTGAAAAAGGATTAATGGTATTAGATTGCGTTGCTGAAGGAAAAACAGGACATTCTGCAAGAAGAGATACAGCAGGAATTAATGCTATCTATATTGCTACAAAAGACATAGAATTTTTAAGAAAATTTCAGTTTGATAGAAAATCTAAATTCCTAGGATTTCCAACATTAACTGTCACTCAAATAAAAGGTGGGATTCAGCATAATGTTATTCCTGATTCTTGTTCTTTCGTGATAGATCTGAGAACCAATGAATTATATAAAAATGAGGAATTGATTGAAATATTACAAAAAAAAATTCGTTCCAGAGTAAAACCACGTTCTTATCATTCCAATTCGTCTTTTATCAATCCAATGCATCCAATTGTATTGAAAGCGAAATTCATAGGAATAAAAACTTATGGATCTCCTACTCTTTCTGATCAAAGTCTTATGCCATTTCCTACCATAAAAATGGGTGTGGGGGACAGTGTCCGTTCTCATACTCCTAATGAATACATTCTGATTTCAGAAATTCTAGATGGAATAGATATTTACATTCGTTTGTTAAAAGATTTTCACTTTTGA
- a CDS encoding FtsK/SpoIIIE family DNA translocase, whose protein sequence is MPKNLKNTKKNKYIIETIFGFFLLGKSIFLFLSFFSFLFHWKNDQSQIYNLFDKDIVAENILGKIGAKISHFFIHCGIGISAFFLPLLFFFSGLRILFGFQELLYKSITYKFFFFSIWLPITFYLIAPDYGILSGVFGFEIGNFLINLFGKVGVGILVTTSILLYSIIIFRISTPELKNGIQHTFNFNVVSTIFFNIKNFLIKKKIKNAKIQIHNSKFFSFKKKKKKNDIHEILSYKDKNECSSLENRIRMENQKDLENNKKKIVQVLNYYKIDVCKIKTTIGPTITLYEIFPKVGVRISKIKNLENEIALNLSALRIRIIAPIPGKGSIGIEVPNNKCFPIYMKNILFSEESFKKSQDMELPISLGKTVYNEVFIIDLAKMPHLLIAGSTGQGKSVGLNAIIIFLLYKKNPEEIKFVLIDPKKVELSIYKKISQSYFAILPNSSNLDPIITNIHEIKNVLNSLCKEMDKRYAILEKKMVRNIQEYNEKHEKKYHLPYIILIIDEFADLSLSFKKKEIEKYITRLAQLARAVGIHLILSTQRPSVDVITGLIKSNFTARVAFRVSSKIDSRTILDCTGAEQLIGKGDLLFSNRNELIRLQCPFIDIYEIQKIVDFYGKKNVKKNEYFFLPKPD, encoded by the coding sequence ATGCCAAAAAATCTGAAAAATACAAAAAAAAATAAATATATTATTGAAACTATTTTTGGTTTTTTCTTACTGGGAAAGAGTATTTTTTTATTCTTAAGTTTTTTTTCTTTTCTTTTCCATTGGAAAAATGATCAAAGTCAAATCTATAACCTCTTTGATAAAGATATAGTGGCAGAAAATATATTAGGTAAAATAGGAGCAAAAATTTCTCACTTTTTTATACACTGTGGAATAGGAATTAGTGCATTTTTTCTTCCATTATTATTTTTTTTTTCAGGGTTAAGAATCCTTTTTGGATTCCAAGAACTCCTGTACAAATCCATAACCTATAAATTTTTTTTTTTCAGCATATGGCTTCCAATCACTTTTTATCTGATTGCACCTGATTATGGAATATTGAGTGGAGTTTTTGGTTTTGAGATAGGAAATTTTTTGATCAACTTATTTGGAAAAGTAGGGGTAGGAATTTTGGTCACTACAAGTATTCTTCTTTACAGTATCATCATATTTCGTATTTCTACTCCTGAATTAAAAAATGGAATACAACACACTTTCAACTTCAACGTAGTATCCACCATATTTTTTAATATAAAAAATTTTTTGATCAAGAAAAAAATAAAAAATGCTAAAATTCAAATTCACAATAGTAAATTTTTTTCTTTCAAAAAAAAAAAGAAAAAAAATGATATTCATGAAATCCTATCTTACAAAGACAAAAATGAATGTTCTTCATTGGAAAATAGAATTAGAATGGAGAATCAAAAAGATTTAGAAAATAATAAAAAAAAAATAGTTCAAGTATTAAACTATTACAAAATAGACGTCTGTAAAATAAAAACAACTATAGGGCCTACTATCACTTTATATGAAATTTTTCCTAAAGTTGGAGTTCGGATTTCAAAAATAAAAAACTTAGAAAATGAAATTGCTTTAAATTTATCCGCTTTAAGAATAAGAATTATAGCTCCTATTCCTGGAAAAGGTTCTATTGGAATAGAAGTTCCAAATAATAAGTGTTTTCCAATATATATGAAAAATATTCTTTTTTCGGAAGAGAGTTTCAAAAAAAGTCAGGATATGGAACTTCCCATTTCATTAGGAAAAACAGTTTACAATGAAGTTTTTATTATAGACTTAGCAAAAATGCCCCATTTGCTTATAGCAGGATCTACTGGACAAGGAAAATCTGTTGGATTAAATGCTATAATTATATTTTTGCTATATAAAAAAAATCCAGAAGAAATCAAATTTGTTTTGATTGATCCAAAAAAAGTAGAATTATCTATCTATAAAAAAATTTCCCAATCTTATTTCGCTATACTACCGAATTCATCCAATTTGGATCCGATCATTACAAACATACATGAAATAAAAAATGTATTAAATTCTTTATGTAAAGAGATGGATAAACGATATGCTATTTTGGAAAAAAAAATGGTTAGAAATATTCAAGAATACAATGAAAAACATGAAAAAAAATATCATTTACCTTATATCATACTAATTATTGATGAATTTGCAGATTTAAGTCTTTCTTTTAAAAAAAAAGAAATAGAAAAATATATTACCCGTTTAGCACAATTAGCCCGTGCTGTAGGGATTCATTTAATTCTCTCTACACAACGTCCCTCTGTCGATGTGATAACTGGATTAATAAAATCGAATTTTACAGCAAGAGTTGCATTTAGAGTAAGCTCTAAAATAGATTCTAGAACAATTTTAGATTGTACAGGAGCTGAACAATTGATTGGAAAAGGAGATCTTCTATTTTCTAATAGAAATGAATTAATCAGATTACAATGTCCTTTTATTGATATATATGAAATTCAAAAAATAGTTGATTTTTACGGAAAAAAAAATGTGAAAAAAAACGAATACTTTTTTTTACCAAAACCTGATTAA
- the argB gene encoding acetylglutamate kinase, whose protein sequence is MKIHVVKIGGNLINDQELLSSSLKAFCQLKGNKILIHGGGKKANLISDQMGISTKLIQGRRVTDKNILDVVVMTYAGLINKKIVAKLQSYDCNALGLCGADGNCVKSYFRKKTKTNIIDYGYVGDLNRKSSVNTSLIKWILKKNIVPVLCPITHDGKGYLLNTNADTIAAYIAISLTNFVGVKVELHFCFEKKGVLRNIHDSESYLQKIDFRLFQKIKKNNSIKNGMIPKLENAFFALKNGVSKVSIGLPYYLNDVNNKTILCL, encoded by the coding sequence ATGAAAATTCATGTAGTAAAAATTGGAGGAAATTTAATTAATGATCAAGAATTACTTAGTTCTTCTTTGAAAGCATTTTGCCAACTAAAAGGAAATAAAATTTTGATTCATGGAGGAGGAAAAAAAGCTAATCTTATTTCTGATCAAATGGGAATTTCTACAAAATTAATACAAGGAAGAAGAGTTACGGACAAAAATATTCTTGATGTAGTAGTTATGACTTATGCAGGTCTAATAAATAAAAAAATAGTAGCAAAATTACAGTCTTATGATTGTAATGCCCTGGGATTGTGTGGAGCTGATGGAAATTGTGTTAAGTCGTATTTTCGTAAAAAAACAAAAACAAATATTATTGATTATGGATATGTAGGAGATCTCAACAGAAAAAGTAGTGTTAATACGTCTTTAATAAAATGGATTCTTAAAAAGAATATAGTTCCTGTATTATGTCCTATAACTCATGATGGTAAAGGATATCTTCTCAATACAAATGCAGATACCATAGCGGCGTACATAGCCATATCTTTGACCAATTTTGTAGGAGTAAAAGTAGAGTTACATTTTTGTTTTGAAAAAAAAGGAGTATTGCGAAATATACATGATTCTGAATCTTATCTACAAAAAATAGACTTTCGTTTATTTCAAAAAATAAAAAAAAATAATTCTATTAAAAATGGGATGATCCCAAAATTAGAAAATGCTTTTTTTGCATTAAAAAATGGAGTTTCTAAGGTCAGTATAGGTCTTCCTTATTATTTAAACGACGTTAATAATAAGACTATTTTATGTCTCTAA
- the trxA gene encoding thioredoxin produces MIQEINDENFEKIVSESSDKPILVDFWAPWCAPCRTLSVLLEEIFTEYHAKALVVKLNVDNNPKISSKYGIRSIPTMFFFKNGEKKDMHIGIASKEEIRKKLDALI; encoded by the coding sequence ATGATACAAGAAATCAACGATGAAAATTTTGAAAAGATTGTTTCTGAATCATCTGATAAACCAATTTTGGTAGATTTTTGGGCTCCATGGTGCGCTCCCTGTAGAACTTTATCGGTTCTCTTAGAAGAGATATTTACTGAATATCATGCGAAAGCATTAGTGGTCAAGTTAAATGTAGATAATAACCCAAAAATTTCTTCTAAATATGGAATACGTAGTATTCCTACCATGTTTTTTTTTAAAAACGGAGAAAAAAAAGACATGCATATTGGAATCGCTTCCAAAGAGGAAATCAGAAAAAAATTAGATGCCTTAATTTAA